A single region of the Rhizobium sp. NLR16a genome encodes:
- a CDS encoding GNAT family N-acetyltransferase, translating into MQTQKLDFDEQSSDDGALAEMAISRLRQTSMKLAMAKIDITVFDAMEPLEDDWRALETDDLHSLHQSYDWCAAWVNAFRQPLAILKGTYAGETAFILPIEIVRSRGLAVAKFIAADHSNINTGLFSGNFAESGGSIDAEKFAAQLRQALKGHADLLLLQNLPLEWRGRQTPLTGLPMVQNQNHAYQLPFLSNFEETLKQLNAKSRRKKFRVQSRRLEAAGGVEHTIPETSEEQHRLLDIFFRLKSIRFASLGLPDVFADRETQAFLHGLIGKRDDARQYLGLQMHALRLKGENKDRIAAVSGISRKGDHVICQFGAIDEDLAPDTSPGEFLYWQTISGLHGKGVALFDFGLGDQTYKRSWAPVETAHYDVVLPVSPFGLAAGAAHRIVTRSKAHIKARPKLYKFAQGIRARIG; encoded by the coding sequence GTGCAGACGCAAAAGCTCGATTTTGATGAACAGTCGTCGGACGATGGCGCGCTGGCCGAGATGGCGATTTCACGCCTACGCCAGACGAGCATGAAACTTGCCATGGCGAAAATCGACATTACGGTTTTTGATGCGATGGAGCCATTGGAGGATGATTGGCGGGCTCTGGAGACCGATGATCTCCATTCGCTTCATCAGAGCTATGATTGGTGCGCTGCCTGGGTCAATGCCTTTCGCCAGCCGCTGGCGATCCTCAAAGGCACCTATGCCGGGGAGACGGCCTTCATTCTGCCGATCGAGATCGTCAGATCCCGCGGATTGGCCGTCGCAAAGTTCATCGCTGCCGATCACAGCAATATCAATACCGGTCTGTTCTCCGGCAATTTTGCGGAAAGTGGCGGCAGCATCGATGCGGAGAAGTTCGCGGCGCAGCTTCGGCAGGCCTTAAAGGGCCATGCCGATCTGCTGCTGCTGCAAAACCTTCCGCTGGAATGGCGCGGGAGGCAGACCCCACTCACCGGACTGCCGATGGTGCAAAACCAGAACCACGCCTATCAATTGCCGTTCCTCTCCAATTTCGAGGAGACGCTGAAGCAGCTCAACGCCAAAAGCCGGCGTAAGAAATTCCGCGTTCAATCGAGGCGTCTGGAGGCGGCCGGCGGCGTCGAACACACCATCCCGGAAACATCGGAAGAACAGCACCGCCTGCTCGATATCTTCTTCCGCCTGAAGAGTATTCGCTTCGCCAGCCTTGGCCTGCCCGACGTCTTTGCCGATCGGGAAACACAGGCCTTCCTGCACGGCCTCATCGGTAAGCGGGATGATGCGAGACAGTATCTCGGCCTGCAGATGCATGCGCTGCGGCTGAAGGGCGAGAACAAGGACCGGATCGCTGCGGTCTCGGGCATTTCGCGCAAGGGTGATCACGTCATCTGCCAGTTCGGGGCGATCGACGAAGATCTTGCGCCCGATACCAGCCCCGGCGAATTCCTCTATTGGCAAACCATTTCCGGACTGCACGGCAAAGGCGTCGCGCTGTTCGATTTTGGCCTCGGCGATCAGACCTACAAACGATCCTGGGCGCCGGTTGAGACCGCTCATTACGACGTGGTGCTGCCGGTTTCGCCATTTGGCCTCGCCGCCGGCGCGGCACACCGGATCGTTACCCGGAGCAAGGCGCATATCAAGGCGCGGCCGAAGCTCTATAAATTCGCCCAGGGCATCCGCGCACGGATTGGCTGA
- a CDS encoding Wzz/FepE/Etk N-terminal domain-containing protein, which produces MSGVVRDQDVDIDLGQLVRAVWARRLRILTITLAAVGVAFAGAKIISPQYRSETRILIEPRAPAFASTQQANEAGGGPLMDELNIASQVQLLQSADLLKKVINDLKLYNLPEFDDAANGSAMSSILVNLHLKKNPMENPPEERVIDAFVERLQVYQVPGSRVIGINFTSKDPKLAAAIPNAMANVYLSTQSGAKLASNSEATRWLEPEIENLRKKVSDAEKKVAEYRTTHGLLQTNGTTTFPAQQLNDISAELTRVRGDKANAEARAQAVRNALSSGEASDTLPDIMSSQAIQRLKATESGLQSQISDLQTSLLNSHPRLKSLRAQLSDIRGQIRQETQKILASIENEAKVADLRASELERQKDAVQANSARAGEDEVGLNALEREANAQRQLLETYLVRYREAASRADSNSSPADARIVSRAIEPVDPYFPKVVPIVVVAAVATLILSAIVTMLAELFSGRALRAVDASRDAVEAETVVGDKDVPQAAPAAGRPVQPSMLAVVTEDDGKDMIEETAAAEEAPEDDHEFSIASVADYLTGSRAPLAIVISPTGDNGSAATVSLTRMLADAGRRVILIDMTGSGYPTELMAENQVAAGITDLLCGEAAFGDTIHSDRLSDAHLIPQGQSDVRRAMRGVDRLSLLLDALAAAYDLVVVECGAADVAGVSRLTRSRDVEIILSLPRLEETIFVALMTEFQAAGYDRVVLMSGGQVDEQALGQAA; this is translated from the coding sequence ATGTCCGGGGTAGTGCGTGATCAGGATGTGGACATCGACCTCGGCCAGTTGGTTCGCGCCGTGTGGGCGCGCCGGCTCAGGATTTTGACGATCACGCTTGCGGCGGTCGGCGTCGCCTTTGCCGGCGCCAAGATCATCTCGCCGCAATATCGCAGCGAAACACGCATCCTCATCGAACCCCGCGCGCCAGCCTTCGCCAGTACCCAGCAGGCGAACGAAGCCGGCGGCGGGCCGCTGATGGACGAGCTGAATATCGCCAGCCAGGTGCAGCTCCTGCAATCGGCCGATCTCCTCAAGAAGGTGATCAACGACCTGAAGCTCTACAATCTGCCGGAATTCGACGATGCCGCCAACGGCTCGGCGATGAGCAGCATCCTCGTGAATCTGCATCTGAAGAAGAATCCGATGGAGAACCCGCCGGAAGAACGAGTAATCGATGCTTTTGTCGAGCGGCTGCAGGTCTATCAGGTGCCGGGTTCGCGCGTCATCGGCATCAACTTCACGTCGAAGGATCCGAAGCTCGCCGCCGCCATCCCGAACGCCATGGCGAATGTCTACCTTTCCACCCAGAGCGGCGCCAAGCTCGCTTCCAATTCGGAAGCGACGCGTTGGCTCGAGCCGGAGATCGAAAACCTGCGGAAGAAGGTCAGCGATGCCGAGAAGAAGGTTGCCGAGTATCGCACCACCCACGGTCTGCTGCAAACGAACGGCACGACCACATTTCCCGCCCAGCAGCTTAATGACATCTCCGCAGAACTCACCCGCGTACGGGGCGACAAGGCCAATGCCGAGGCGAGGGCGCAGGCGGTGCGCAATGCGCTGTCATCGGGCGAAGCCTCCGATACGCTGCCTGACATCATGTCTTCCCAGGCGATCCAGCGGCTGAAGGCTACGGAATCGGGCCTGCAGTCGCAAATATCAGATCTGCAGACCAGCCTTCTCAACAGTCATCCGAGGCTGAAGAGTCTGCGCGCCCAGCTCTCCGATATTCGCGGCCAAATCCGCCAGGAGACGCAGAAGATTCTGGCCAGCATCGAAAATGAGGCGAAAGTTGCCGACCTCCGCGCAAGCGAGCTCGAGCGCCAGAAGGACGCGGTACAGGCTAACAGCGCCCGCGCCGGCGAAGACGAGGTCGGCCTCAACGCGCTCGAGCGCGAGGCAAACGCCCAGCGCCAGCTGCTCGAAACCTATCTGGTGCGCTACCGCGAGGCCGCCTCGCGCGCCGACAGCAATTCCAGCCCGGCTGACGCCCGTATCGTTTCCCGGGCCATCGAGCCGGTCGATCCCTATTTCCCGAAGGTGGTTCCGATCGTCGTCGTCGCGGCCGTCGCAACGCTGATCCTGAGCGCCATCGTCACCATGCTCGCCGAACTCTTCAGCGGTCGGGCGCTTCGTGCTGTCGATGCGTCCCGTGACGCGGTCGAGGCGGAAACGGTCGTCGGAGACAAGGATGTGCCGCAGGCAGCACCGGCCGCCGGAAGGCCCGTCCAGCCGAGCATGCTCGCCGTTGTCACGGAGGATGACGGAAAGGATATGATCGAAGAAACGGCGGCCGCCGAAGAGGCGCCGGAGGACGACCATGAATTTTCCATTGCCTCCGTTGCGGACTACCTCACGGGCAGCCGGGCGCCGCTGGCAATCGTCATATCTCCAACTGGTGATAACGGTTCGGCGGCGACGGTTTCGTTGACGCGCATGCTCGCCGATGCCGGCCGCCGCGTCATTCTGATTGATATGACCGGCTCCGGCTATCCCACAGAACTGATGGCCGAGAACCAGGTCGCGGCTGGCATCACCGATCTGCTGTGCGGCGAGGCGGCCTTCGGCGACACGATCCACAGCGATCGTCTTTCCGATGCTCATCTGATCCCGCAGGGTCAGAGCGACGTGCGCCGCGCCATGCGCGGTGTCGACCGGCTGTCGCTGCTGCTCGATGCGCTCGCCGCCGCCTACGACCTCGTGGTGGTCGAATGCGGTGCGGCCGACGTTGCAGGCGTCTCGCGGCTCACGCGCAGCCGGGATGTTGAAATTATCCTCTCCCTACCGCGGCTAGAGGAGACGATCTTCGTTGCCCTGATGACGGAATTCCAGGCGGCGGGCTATGACCGCGTCGTGCTGATGTCGGGCGGCCAAGTGGACGAGCAGGCGCTCGGCCAGGCCGCCTGA
- a CDS encoding polysaccharide biosynthesis/export family protein: MSVAPPKILLALSLAAMTAALGGCTTYKPAPKAFNEAIIQPYTLDSGDRLRITVFDQQSLTNTYTVDQAGYIAFPLIGQVPARGRTLQQLSGQIAQKLQQGYLRDPDVTIDVDRYRSIFIMGEVGQPGQYAYVPGMTVQNAIAVAGGFSSRANQSMVDVTRKINGQVLTGRINISGPIIAGDTIYVRERLF, translated from the coding sequence ATGTCTGTCGCCCCGCCTAAGATCCTTTTGGCCCTGAGCCTTGCAGCCATGACGGCGGCATTGGGCGGCTGCACGACGTACAAGCCGGCTCCGAAAGCCTTCAACGAGGCAATCATCCAGCCCTATACGCTTGATAGCGGCGATCGGCTGCGCATCACCGTCTTCGACCAGCAGAGCCTAACCAATACCTACACGGTGGACCAGGCCGGTTACATCGCCTTCCCCCTCATCGGTCAGGTCCCTGCCCGCGGCCGAACCCTCCAGCAACTCTCAGGGCAGATCGCCCAGAAACTGCAGCAGGGCTATCTTCGCGATCCCGATGTCACCATCGACGTCGACCGTTACCGTTCGATCTTCATCATGGGCGAAGTCGGCCAGCCCGGCCAATATGCCTATGTTCCGGGCATGACCGTGCAGAATGCCATCGCCGTTGCCGGCGGCTTCTCCAGCCGCGCCAACCAAAGCATGGTCGATGTCACCCGCAAGATAAACGGACAGGTGCTGACCGGCCGCATCAATATATCCGGCCCGATCATCGCGGGCGACACGATCTACGTTCGCGAACGGCTCTTCTGA
- a CDS encoding glycosyltransferase, with product MARERPLRILHCFRSPVGGIFRHVRDLVEEHSKAGHHIGILCDSSTGGEHEDRLFDDIRPYLSLGLTRVPIRRSVSPSDIATMWDTYKKIKSLRPDVLHGHGAKGGVLARLAGSALRVNRYRVARLYTAHGGSLHYSRSSFTGQFVLRMERLQEYFTDALVFICEYERDTYARKVGKPRTKTKLIYNGIGEREFEPIHTRSDAVHFIYVGMLRDLKGPDLFVDAFAKTERLLGRPLSALMIGDGPDRDRYREMMIERGLGKRIGMLPAMRIHEAFAMAQNLVVPSRAEAMPYIVLEGLGAGKTIIASRVGGIPEVLGKDSPALVEPGNSDDLARVMAEALSTPGWHARTMPSHEAVKAVFSSTVMARDVLQLYHELVSPAAEQAVFVTP from the coding sequence ATGGCAAGAGAGAGGCCGCTCCGCATTCTTCACTGCTTCAGATCGCCGGTCGGCGGAATTTTCCGCCATGTCCGCGACCTGGTCGAGGAACACAGCAAGGCCGGGCATCACATCGGCATTCTCTGCGACAGCTCGACCGGCGGCGAGCACGAGGACAGATTGTTCGACGATATCCGCCCATATCTGTCGCTCGGCCTGACGCGCGTGCCGATCCGCCGCTCGGTCAGCCCGTCCGATATCGCGACGATGTGGGATACGTACAAGAAGATTAAAAGTTTGCGGCCGGATGTGCTGCACGGGCACGGCGCCAAGGGCGGCGTGCTCGCGCGACTTGCCGGCTCAGCCCTGCGGGTGAACAGGTATCGCGTAGCCCGCCTCTATACCGCGCATGGCGGAAGCCTGCATTATTCGCGCTCCTCATTCACAGGACAGTTCGTCCTCAGGATGGAGCGCCTGCAGGAATATTTCACCGATGCGCTGGTCTTCATCTGCGAATACGAGCGCGACACCTATGCCCGCAAGGTGGGCAAGCCGCGGACGAAGACGAAACTGATCTATAACGGCATCGGAGAGCGTGAATTCGAGCCGATCCACACCCGGTCGGATGCCGTGCATTTCATCTATGTCGGGATGCTTCGGGACCTCAAGGGTCCCGATCTGTTTGTCGATGCCTTCGCCAAGACCGAGCGGCTGCTCGGCAGGCCGCTTTCGGCATTGATGATCGGCGACGGACCTGACCGCGACCGCTATCGCGAGATGATGATCGAACGCGGCCTCGGAAAACGGATCGGCATGCTGCCGGCAATGCGTATCCACGAAGCCTTTGCCATGGCGCAAAATCTCGTCGTCCCGTCTCGCGCCGAAGCGATGCCCTATATCGTGCTCGAAGGGCTGGGGGCCGGCAAAACGATCATAGCCAGCCGCGTCGGCGGCATTCCCGAGGTGCTCGGCAAGGACAGTCCGGCTCTTGTAGAGCCCGGCAATTCCGACGATCTCGCTCGCGTCATGGCGGAAGCGCTCAGCACGCCCGGCTGGCACGCCAGAACTATGCCGTCGCATGAGGCAGTAAAGGCCGTGTTTTCCTCGACCGTGATGGCGCGGGATGTCCTGCAATTATACCATGAGCTCGTCAGTCCCGCCGCCGAACAAGCAGTGTTCGTTACCCCGTAA
- a CDS encoding undecaprenyl-phosphate glucose phosphotransferase yields MNKLEKSDQFDVEALRKQISDIEARGDAGQAHSADPIEINPYARQIAEQFRDGTRSPVIIIGQLRLLEFLALFSIALIVRYFWPGDGSDPLLVRTGMAAIASASTVIALQLADTYTIPALRAKLRLMPRILASWTIALVLTIGLFALIRGTTWAMVDAYVPWFTVGVLFLAAERFLVAYGIRNWARNGIMERRAVIVGGGEPAKELIRILEQQADNDIRICGIFDDRGEKRSPIMVAGYPKLGTVAELVEFVRLTRIDMLIIALPLSAEARIFDLLKKLWVLPVDIRLAAHANRLRFRPRAYSHVGAVPMLDIFKMPIRDWDSVAKRGFDIFFTLVALALLWPLMAATAIAIKATSEGPVFFMQKRHGFNNEVINVFKFRSMYTNMADPSGKAAVTKGDPRVTRVGRFIRKTSIDELPQLFNVLRGELSLVGPRPHAVLAQARDRAFADVVEGYFARHRVKPGVTGWAQINGWRGEVDNDEKIKFRTAYDLYYIENWSLWFDLKILFLTPIRLLNTENAY; encoded by the coding sequence ATGAACAAATTGGAAAAAAGCGATCAATTCGACGTGGAAGCGCTGCGCAAGCAAATTTCCGACATCGAGGCGCGCGGCGACGCAGGTCAGGCCCACTCCGCCGACCCGATCGAAATCAACCCCTATGCCCGGCAGATCGCCGAACAGTTCCGCGACGGCACTCGTTCGCCTGTCATTATTATCGGCCAATTGCGGCTCCTGGAATTCCTGGCGCTCTTTTCGATTGCCCTGATCGTCCGCTACTTCTGGCCGGGCGACGGCAGCGATCCCTTGCTGGTCCGGACGGGCATGGCAGCGATTGCTTCGGCCTCGACCGTCATCGCCCTGCAGCTTGCCGACACCTACACCATTCCCGCACTCCGGGCGAAGCTACGGCTGATGCCCCGCATTCTCGCCTCCTGGACGATTGCGCTTGTCCTCACGATCGGCCTGTTCGCGCTCATTCGTGGCACCACATGGGCGATGGTCGATGCCTATGTCCCATGGTTCACCGTCGGCGTGCTCTTTCTCGCGGCCGAGCGTTTCCTTGTTGCCTACGGCATCCGTAACTGGGCGCGCAACGGCATCATGGAGCGGCGCGCTGTCATCGTCGGCGGCGGCGAACCGGCCAAGGAGCTGATCCGCATCCTCGAACAACAGGCCGACAACGACATTCGCATCTGCGGCATCTTCGACGACCGCGGCGAGAAGCGCTCACCGATCATGGTCGCCGGTTACCCAAAGCTCGGCACCGTGGCGGAACTCGTCGAATTCGTGCGGCTGACGCGCATCGACATGTTGATCATCGCCCTGCCGCTTTCGGCCGAAGCCCGCATCTTCGATCTCCTGAAGAAGCTCTGGGTCCTGCCGGTCGATATCCGGCTTGCGGCGCACGCCAACCGGCTGCGCTTCCGGCCACGCGCCTATTCGCATGTCGGCGCTGTGCCGATGCTCGACATTTTCAAGATGCCGATCCGCGACTGGGATTCCGTCGCCAAACGCGGCTTCGACATCTTTTTCACTCTGGTCGCGCTTGCGCTGCTCTGGCCGCTGATGGCCGCAACCGCGATCGCCATCAAGGCGACCTCGGAAGGTCCTGTCTTCTTCATGCAGAAGCGTCATGGCTTCAACAACGAAGTCATCAATGTCTTCAAGTTCCGCTCGATGTACACCAACATGGCCGACCCCTCAGGCAAGGCCGCGGTGACCAAGGGCGATCCGCGCGTCACCCGTGTCGGAAGGTTCATCCGCAAGACCTCGATCGACGAGCTGCCGCAGCTTTTCAACGTGCTGCGGGGGGAGCTCTCGCTGGTCGGTCCGCGTCCCCATGCGGTTCTTGCACAGGCGCGCGACCGCGCCTTCGCTGATGTCGTCGAAGGCTATTTCGCCCGCCACCGCGTCAAGCCTGGTGTGACCGGTTGGGCGCAGATCAACGGCTGGCGCGGCGAGGTCGATAACGATGAGAAAATCAAGTTCCGCACGGCCTACGATCTCTATTATATCGAGAACTGGTCGCTCTGGTTCGATCTCAAAATCCTGTTCCTGACGCCGATCCGGCTGCTCAACACGGAAAACGCCTATTGA
- a CDS encoding O-antigen ligase family protein: protein MSAIQATYSRVAQPQRATLRLIGSAFVAFGVFLSGFVIDEPAPYELWMAGLIGLWFILGLRISRSVAPLLALLLTFNLGGMLSLTQMKDLATAPMYIAVSTFLALTAVFYGAIIEDSHKRLPLIFNAWSLAAVVTSALGVLGYFHAFPGSEVFTLYDRAKGAFQDPNVFGPFLVPPSLHLIHGILVGDLKKSPLKAAALLVIALGIFLSFSRAAWGLFALGVVLLIFIMLLKERSGAFRLRVLILSLAAIVMLVASLLVALQIPKVAELFSTRAQLVQQYDGEHLGRFERHRIGFTMMMERPLGIGPLVFGTMFPEDEHNIWLKSLTSYGWLGFVSYVGMLLWTLILGFRNLLHDRPWQPFLMIAWISVLGHATIGNVIDIDHWRHVYLLFGTVWGCAALEARHRRGRMPGGMA, encoded by the coding sequence TTGAGCGCGATCCAGGCGACATATTCGCGCGTCGCCCAGCCGCAGCGGGCAACGCTGCGGCTGATCGGCTCCGCCTTCGTCGCTTTCGGTGTTTTCCTTTCCGGCTTCGTCATCGATGAGCCGGCGCCCTATGAACTCTGGATGGCGGGGCTGATCGGCCTCTGGTTCATCCTGGGTCTCAGGATTTCGCGCAGCGTCGCGCCGTTGCTTGCCCTGCTGCTCACTTTCAATCTCGGTGGCATGCTGTCGCTGACGCAGATGAAGGATCTTGCGACGGCGCCGATGTATATCGCTGTCTCGACCTTCCTGGCGCTGACCGCGGTTTTCTACGGGGCAATCATCGAGGACAGCCATAAGCGGCTGCCGCTGATCTTCAACGCCTGGAGCCTGGCTGCCGTCGTCACGTCGGCGCTTGGCGTACTCGGCTATTTCCACGCCTTTCCCGGCTCGGAAGTGTTCACTCTCTATGACCGTGCCAAAGGCGCATTCCAGGATCCGAACGTCTTCGGCCCCTTCCTGGTGCCGCCGTCGCTCCATCTCATCCACGGCATTCTGGTCGGCGATCTGAAGAAATCGCCGTTGAAGGCAGCCGCCCTTCTCGTGATTGCCCTCGGCATCTTCCTCTCCTTTTCCCGCGCCGCCTGGGGTCTCTTTGCGCTCGGCGTGGTGCTCCTGATTTTCATCATGCTGCTGAAGGAGCGCAGCGGCGCCTTCCGCTTGCGGGTGCTGATCCTGTCACTGGCGGCGATCGTCATGCTGGTCGCATCGCTGCTCGTGGCGCTGCAGATTCCGAAGGTCGCTGAGCTGTTTTCAACACGCGCTCAGCTGGTGCAGCAGTATGACGGCGAACATCTCGGCCGCTTCGAGCGCCACAGGATCGGTTTCACCATGATGATGGAGCGCCCGCTCGGCATCGGTCCGCTCGTGTTCGGCACCATGTTTCCCGAGGACGAGCATAACATCTGGCTGAAGTCGCTCACCTCCTATGGCTGGCTCGGCTTCGTCAGCTATGTCGGAATGCTCCTCTGGACGCTCATCCTGGGTTTCCGGAACCTGCTTCACGACCGGCCGTGGCAACCCTTCCTGATGATTGCCTGGATCTCCGTTCTCGGCCATGCGACGATCGGCAATGTTATCGACATCGACCACTGGCGCCATGTCTATCTGCTCTTCGGCACGGTCTGGGGCTGCGCGGCGCTGGAAGCGCGTCACAGGCGCGGCCGAATGCCCGGAGGAATGGCGTAG
- a CDS encoding carbohydrate ABC transporter permease → MSRKSNIPAAPLFLRLVLWLLAFVTITPFLLLLLTSIKSKADVLQGAFALPAYPHFENYLDAWNAGHFNIYFWNSIIVVIPVVAASVFLGLLTGFAFAYLSFPLRRSLFAILTLGMMVPAEAFIIPLYYEMRYLGLINTYAAVIVPQIAMSIPFSTIFLASAMQQLPEEILEAAVLDGAGRFYILRKIVVPLMMPAMSTLALFLFIWTWNEFLIPFILVNDDAYRTLPLGMLFFQGRYTVNTPVLTAGAVIVIAPLILTYLVFQRRFIAGLTAGATK, encoded by the coding sequence ATGAGCCGCAAGTCCAACATTCCCGCTGCCCCGCTCTTCCTTCGCCTTGTCCTCTGGCTTCTTGCATTCGTAACGATTACGCCGTTCCTGCTTCTGCTGCTCACCTCGATCAAGAGCAAGGCCGACGTTCTGCAGGGCGCGTTCGCGCTCCCGGCATATCCGCATTTCGAAAATTACCTCGATGCCTGGAACGCCGGCCATTTCAACATCTACTTCTGGAATTCGATCATCGTTGTCATTCCCGTCGTCGCGGCAAGCGTCTTTCTGGGCCTGCTGACGGGTTTTGCCTTTGCTTATCTGTCCTTTCCGCTCAGGCGCAGCCTGTTCGCTATCCTGACGCTCGGCATGATGGTGCCGGCGGAGGCCTTCATCATTCCGCTTTATTATGAAATGCGGTATCTCGGGTTGATCAACACCTATGCGGCCGTCATTGTGCCCCAGATCGCGATGTCGATCCCATTCTCGACGATCTTCCTTGCAAGCGCGATGCAGCAATTGCCAGAAGAAATTCTGGAAGCGGCCGTTCTCGATGGTGCCGGGCGCTTCTATATTTTGCGCAAGATCGTCGTTCCGCTGATGATGCCGGCAATGTCGACACTGGCGCTCTTCCTGTTCATCTGGACCTGGAACGAGTTTCTGATCCCCTTCATTCTGGTGAACGACGATGCCTATCGGACACTGCCCCTCGGCATGCTGTTTTTCCAAGGACGTTATACTGTCAACACGCCGGTTCTGACCGCCGGTGCGGTCATTGTCATTGCCCCACTCATCCTGACCTATCTCGTTTTCCAGCGGCGGTTTATCGCCGGTTTGACGGCCGGCGCGACGAAATAG
- a CDS encoding sugar ABC transporter permease, translated as MKRSPLDGSEHTNWIYLFPGLLLYAAFVFGPIVAALALSLTSWDGLTVPKWVGLGNYIDLFSDDRFYIALRNNAELMIFYCVLPLGLGIGLAACVWNLKQREQLALRTFLFLPYIMPTAVLGIIWAWLYNPAFGPFNQFLRAVGLGMFALPWLGDFNFVLPAVGIVATWYFFGFCMVIFLTGIQRIDPSLFDAAKVDGASARKTFVWITLPLLMPEIRVVLLLTVIASIKSFDLIFTMTRGGPANATLVPNIYMYQLGFELNRFGAAAAIAIVGALLTFAINFAIHRLVGSKSKGMA; from the coding sequence ATGAAGCGCTCCCCACTTGATGGCTCCGAACATACCAATTGGATCTATCTATTCCCCGGATTGCTGCTTTACGCGGCCTTTGTCTTCGGGCCGATTGTCGCGGCTTTGGCGTTGAGCCTGACCAGTTGGGACGGCTTGACCGTGCCCAAGTGGGTTGGCCTCGGCAATTACATCGATCTCTTTTCCGATGATCGTTTTTACATCGCCTTGCGCAACAATGCCGAGCTGATGATATTCTATTGCGTCCTGCCGCTCGGGCTCGGCATAGGTCTTGCCGCCTGCGTCTGGAATCTGAAGCAACGGGAACAACTCGCCCTGCGGACATTCCTGTTCCTCCCATATATCATGCCGACTGCCGTGTTGGGCATCATCTGGGCATGGCTCTACAATCCTGCATTCGGTCCGTTCAACCAGTTTTTGAGAGCGGTGGGCTTGGGCATGTTCGCACTCCCTTGGCTGGGAGATTTCAACTTCGTGCTTCCCGCGGTCGGGATCGTTGCCACCTGGTATTTCTTCGGTTTTTGCATGGTGATCTTCCTCACGGGAATCCAACGCATCGATCCCTCGCTCTTTGATGCTGCGAAGGTCGATGGTGCTTCGGCGCGAAAGACGTTTGTCTGGATAACGCTGCCGCTTCTCATGCCGGAGATCAGGGTGGTTTTGCTGCTGACGGTTATCGCGTCGATCAAAAGTTTCGACCTGATTTTCACAATGACCCGCGGCGGGCCCGCCAATGCCACGCTCGTGCCGAATATCTACATGTACCAGCTCGGTTTCGAGCTCAATCGGTTTGGCGCGGCGGCGGCCATCGCCATTGTCGGCGCGCTGCTGACATTCGCCATCAATTTTGCAATTCACCGGCTGGTGGGCTCAAAAAGTAAAGGAATGGCTTGA